The Rhodopseudomonas palustris genome window below encodes:
- the ftsL gene encoding cell division protein FtsL gives MRLVHVLVIGMLVFAAAYVYRIKMESTVRTEKVLQIQAELRKEREAIARLRAEWAQLDSPGRLQGLATRHLKLKPVGARQFDSLKNLPERPPAVVDPSAPDPIASMIEKIDPDIVTGSLPAPEPAQ, from the coding sequence ATGCGGCTCGTGCACGTGCTGGTGATCGGCATGCTGGTGTTCGCAGCGGCCTATGTGTACCGGATCAAGATGGAGTCGACGGTGCGCACCGAGAAGGTGCTGCAGATCCAGGCCGAGCTCCGCAAGGAGCGCGAGGCGATCGCCCGGCTCCGCGCCGAATGGGCCCAACTCGACTCGCCGGGCCGGCTGCAGGGCCTCGCCACCCGCCATCTCAAGCTCAAGCCGGTCGGCGCGCGGCAGTTCGACTCGCTGAAGAACCTGCCCGAGCGGCCACCGGCCGTCGTCGATCCGAGCGCTCCCGATCCGATCGCATCGATGATCGAAAAGATCGATCCCGACATCGTCACCGGCTCGCTGCCGGCTCCGGAGCCTGCCCAGTGA
- the rsmH gene encoding 16S rRNA (cytosine(1402)-N(4))-methyltransferase RsmH yields MKPSDARHIPVLGPEAVGLLAPRDGGIYVDGTFGAGGYTRLILQTAGSRVIAIDRDPTAIAGGADLVAESGGRLTLVQDRFSNLADVCAARGAATVDGVVMDIGVSSMQLDQAERGFSFRFDGPLDMRMGRDGPSAADVVARASETDLANIIYIFGEERYSRHVARAIVAARSETPITTTKALADIVAKVVRAKPGEIHPATRTFQGLRIFVNEELDELHQALDAAERVLKPGGRLAVVSFHSLEDRIVKAFLTERSKTGGGSRHLPEVAQAAPSFTLLSKRPIVAGDAEVAANPRARSAKLRGAERTEAPAHAAGDLPGWPTLASVMRAGR; encoded by the coding sequence ATGAAGCCGTCCGACGCGCGCCATATTCCGGTGCTCGGCCCTGAAGCGGTCGGCCTGCTCGCGCCGCGCGACGGCGGCATCTATGTCGACGGCACGTTCGGGGCCGGCGGCTACACACGGCTGATCCTTCAGACCGCCGGCAGCCGCGTGATTGCGATCGACCGCGATCCGACTGCGATTGCCGGAGGCGCCGATCTGGTTGCCGAGTCCGGCGGCCGGCTGACGCTGGTGCAGGACCGGTTCTCCAATCTGGCCGACGTCTGCGCCGCGCGGGGCGCCGCGACCGTCGACGGCGTGGTGATGGATATCGGCGTGTCGTCGATGCAGCTCGACCAGGCCGAACGCGGCTTCTCGTTCCGGTTCGATGGGCCGCTCGACATGCGGATGGGGCGCGATGGACCGAGCGCGGCCGATGTCGTCGCGCGCGCGTCCGAAACCGATCTCGCCAACATCATCTACATCTTCGGCGAGGAGCGGTATTCGCGCCACGTCGCCCGCGCCATCGTGGCGGCGCGGAGCGAAACGCCGATCACGACGACCAAGGCGCTCGCCGACATCGTCGCCAAGGTGGTGCGCGCCAAGCCGGGTGAGATCCATCCGGCGACCCGAACGTTCCAGGGGCTGCGGATCTTCGTCAACGAAGAGCTCGACGAGCTGCACCAGGCGCTCGACGCTGCCGAGCGCGTTCTGAAGCCGGGCGGGCGGCTCGCGGTGGTGTCGTTCCATTCGCTGGAAGACCGCATCGTCAAGGCCTTCCTGACCGAGCGCAGCAAGACCGGCGGCGGTTCGCGCCACCTGCCGGAAGTCGCGCAGGCGGCGCCGAGCTTCACGCTGCTCAGCAAGCGGCCGATCGTCGCCGGCGACGCCGAGGTCGCCGCCAACCCGCGCGCGCGCTCCGCCAAGCTGCGCGGCGCCGAACGCACCGAAGCCCCTGCGCATGCCGCCGGCGATCTGCCGGGATGGCCGACGCTCGCCAGCGTGATGAGGGCCGGGCGATGA
- a CDS encoding peptidoglycan D,D-transpeptidase FtsI family protein, translated as MTDPSLPLVGHHVKWRQRLIRSLIYGKDVDRDGKARARVGLAMIAFAAVYGIIAFKLSMIAVFGDGHGARRTGSQDAVATARPDIVDRNGQVLATDVKTPSLFGEPRRLIDQDEAVELLTATLPDLETQEVRERLASKKGFVWLKREITPRQQAEIKKLGIPGIGFLRENKRVYPNAAEVSHLIGLVNIDNQGIAGIEKWLDNNGLADLHRAGFASDRMQRPIELALDVRVTHALRDELIKAKEKYSAKAASGLVSNVKTGEIVAMVSLPDFDPNNPREANDPDRINRLTTGVYEMGSTFKTLTLAMALDAGKATLHSMYDARGPLHYGKFKIHDSHNMGRAISLAEVFTYSSNVGAARVALSMGVEAHKAFLKKVGQLDRLRTELPESASPIVPKRWSELNTITISFGHGVAVAPLQAVMGINAMVNGGYLIPPTFLKRTEEDAKKLGKRVIKTETSDKIRYLMRLNAEVGTAKTADQIAKGYYIGGKTGTSEKVVNGRYAKKQVLNSFTAILPADNPQYQVLVMLDEPKALPETHGFITSGWNAVPTGGKVIERIAPLLGIEPRFDLPPPDRLILASSRAGQ; from the coding sequence GTGACCGATCCTTCGCTGCCGCTCGTCGGCCACCACGTCAAATGGCGCCAACGGCTGATCCGCAGCCTGATCTACGGCAAGGACGTCGATCGCGACGGCAAGGCGCGCGCCCGTGTCGGCCTGGCGATGATCGCGTTTGCGGCGGTGTACGGCATCATCGCGTTCAAGCTGTCGATGATCGCGGTGTTCGGCGACGGCCACGGCGCGCGCCGCACCGGCTCGCAGGACGCGGTCGCAACCGCGCGGCCGGACATCGTCGATCGCAACGGTCAGGTGCTGGCCACCGACGTCAAGACGCCGTCGCTGTTCGGCGAGCCGCGCCGGCTGATCGATCAGGACGAAGCGGTCGAACTGCTCACCGCGACGCTGCCCGACCTCGAAACGCAGGAAGTGCGCGAGCGCCTGGCGTCGAAGAAGGGCTTCGTCTGGTTGAAGCGTGAAATCACGCCGCGCCAGCAAGCCGAGATCAAGAAGCTCGGCATTCCCGGCATCGGCTTCCTGCGTGAGAACAAGCGCGTCTATCCGAACGCCGCCGAAGTCTCCCACCTGATCGGTCTGGTCAACATCGACAACCAGGGCATCGCCGGCATCGAAAAATGGCTCGACAACAACGGCCTTGCCGACCTGCACCGCGCCGGCTTCGCGTCCGACCGGATGCAGCGCCCGATCGAGCTGGCGCTCGACGTCCGCGTCACCCACGCGCTGCGCGACGAGCTGATCAAGGCCAAGGAGAAGTACAGCGCCAAGGCGGCGTCGGGTCTGGTCTCCAACGTCAAGACCGGCGAGATCGTCGCGATGGTGTCGCTGCCGGACTTCGATCCGAACAACCCGCGCGAGGCCAACGATCCCGACCGCATCAACCGGCTGACCACCGGCGTCTATGAAATGGGTTCGACCTTCAAGACGCTGACGCTGGCGATGGCGCTCGATGCCGGCAAGGCGACGCTGCATTCGATGTACGACGCACGCGGGCCGCTGCACTACGGCAAGTTCAAGATCCACGACTCGCACAATATGGGCCGCGCCATCTCGCTGGCCGAAGTGTTCACCTATTCGTCGAACGTTGGCGCGGCGCGCGTGGCGCTATCGATGGGCGTCGAGGCCCACAAGGCATTCTTGAAGAAGGTCGGCCAGCTCGACCGGCTGCGCACCGAGCTGCCGGAAAGCGCGTCGCCGATCGTGCCGAAGCGCTGGAGCGAACTCAACACCATCACCATCTCGTTCGGCCACGGCGTCGCGGTCGCGCCGCTGCAGGCGGTGATGGGCATCAACGCCATGGTCAATGGCGGCTATCTGATCCCGCCGACCTTCCTGAAGCGCACCGAAGAGGATGCCAAGAAGCTCGGCAAACGGGTGATCAAGACCGAGACCAGCGACAAGATCCGCTACCTGATGCGGCTCAACGCGGAGGTCGGCACCGCCAAGACCGCCGACCAGATCGCCAAGGGCTATTACATCGGCGGCAAGACCGGCACCTCGGAGAAGGTGGTCAACGGCCGCTACGCCAAGAAGCAGGTGCTGAACTCGTTCACCGCGATCCTGCCGGCGGACAATCCGCAATATCAGGTGCTGGTGATGCTGGACGAGCCGAAGGCGCTGCCGGAGACCCACGGCTTCATCACCTCGGGCTGGAATGCCGTGCCGACCGGCGGCAAGGTGATCGAGCGAATCGCCCCGCTGCTCGGAATCGAGCCGCGGTTCGATCTGCCGCCGCCCGACCGCCTTATTCTTGCGTCATCGAGGGCCGGCCAGTAG